The following nucleotide sequence is from Acidobacteriota bacterium.
CGAAAATGACCACCGCGCTTTTCAATCTAAGATCCAGCCAGCTTTTGAACGAATTCACCAATCAACTGAGGAAGCGTGTAAACTCCCAGTCGCAATCGTTCCCGTTCAAATGACTGAAGCCTGGATGCTTGCCGATACAGAACTCTTCAAAAAAGAACTCAACACGACCAAAACTGATTTCGAGCTTGGAATTCACAAACCACCAGAGTCAATCGCTGACCCCAAAGATGTTATTGCGCAGGCAATTCGAATTGCAACTGACCACGTCGGACGCAGGCAAAGACGCTATCAGGTTCATATCTCTGACCTGTATCAACCTGTAGGTCAACGAATCAGCCTGGAAAAACTCTCTCAGCTATCGTCATTTCAAAAGTTTAGGGATGCCATTCGAGAGGTATTTCAGCAACTCAATTACATGTGGTAACTCCACTCAAAACTTATTGAAATATGACTTGTGCATAGGTTTTGCTCTCCAGTCTGTTATTGAATTGAATTTAAATAAAGGCTGAGAAGAATTATGAATCGTCCACCATCACCAGGGTTAATGACCTTTTTAGAATTAGGCGCTTACGGAGAACAACTAGCGACCAGCCACCTCAAACAGCA
It contains:
- a CDS encoding DUF4276 family protein, whose product is MSPLIKIGIFAEGPTDNRFLPPVVKRTFEEVAWTCRQQIDILEPEVIDDLHVPHTFAEKVLAAARQAQQRGVTVLCVHTDADAENDHRAFQSKIQPAFERIHQSTEEACKLPVAIVPVQMTEAWMLADTELFKKELNTTKTDFELGIHKPPESIADPKDVIAQAIRIATDHVGRRQRRYQVHISDLYQPVGQRISLEKLSQLSSFQKFRDAIREVFQQLNYMW